A DNA window from Sporichthya brevicatena contains the following coding sequences:
- the groES gene encoding co-chaperone GroES yields the protein MTTKITPLEDRVVVKPLEAETTTASGLVIPDTAKEKPQEGEVIAVGPGRFEEGQRLPLDVAVGDVVLYSKYGGTEVKYGGEEYLILSARDLLAKISK from the coding sequence ATGACCACCAAGATCACTCCGCTCGAGGACCGCGTCGTCGTCAAGCCGCTCGAGGCTGAGACCACGACCGCTTCGGGCCTCGTCATCCCGGACACCGCCAAGGAGAAGCCCCAGGAGGGCGAGGTCATCGCGGTCGGCCCGGGTCGTTTCGAGGAGGGCCAGCGCCTTCCGCTCGACGTCGCGGTCGGCGACGTCGTGCTCTACAGCAAGTACGGCGGCACCGAGGTCAAGTACGGCGGCGAGGAGTACCTGATCCTCTCCGCGCGCGACCTGCTCGCGAAGATCAGCAAGTAG
- the rimI gene encoding ribosomal protein S18-alanine N-acetyltransferase: MADLRPIRWWDVETLTAIEADLFGVDAWSAETFWGELAGIPETRWYRAAVEGEEIVGYVGLAAIDGTGDVQTVAVRRDRQGAGLGAVLLDALLTEAQNRGCSEVLLEVRADNPAAIRLYEKRAFERIAERPRYYADGVGALIMRRALDPAAAG, translated from the coding sequence GTGGCGGACCTGCGCCCGATCCGCTGGTGGGACGTGGAGACGCTCACGGCGATCGAGGCCGACCTGTTCGGCGTGGACGCGTGGTCGGCGGAGACCTTCTGGGGCGAGCTCGCCGGGATCCCCGAGACCCGCTGGTACCGCGCCGCGGTGGAGGGGGAGGAGATCGTCGGCTACGTGGGGCTGGCGGCGATCGACGGCACCGGTGACGTCCAGACCGTTGCGGTGCGCCGGGACCGCCAGGGAGCCGGGTTGGGCGCTGTCCTGCTCGACGCTCTGCTGACGGAGGCTCAGAACCGCGGATGTTCCGAGGTCCTGCTCGAGGTGCGGGCCGACAACCCGGCCGCGATCCGGCTCTACGAGAAGCGTGCGTTCGAGCGCATCGCCGAGCGGCCGCGTTACTACGCCGACGGTGTCGGGGCGCTGATCATGCGGCGGGCGCTGGATCCGGCGGCGGCGGGCTGA
- the groL gene encoding chaperonin GroEL (60 kDa chaperone family; promotes refolding of misfolded polypeptides especially under stressful conditions; forms two stacked rings of heptamers to form a barrel-shaped 14mer; ends can be capped by GroES; misfolded proteins enter the barrel where they are refolded when GroES binds), whose translation MPKILQYDEAARRSLERGVDALANAVKVTLGPKGRNVVIDKKFGAPTITNDGVTVAREVELDDPWENLGAQLAKEVATKTNDVAGDGTTTATVLAQAMVHEGLRTVAAGVNPMSLKKGIDAATKALSERLLENSRSVDTRDDMANVATISAQDRSVGDLIADAFDKVGKDGVITVEESNTMGVDLEFTEGMQFDKGYLSPYFVTDAERMETVLEDAYILLNSGKISSIADLLPILEKVAQAGKPLVIVAEDVEGEALSTLVVNKIRGTFTSVAVKAPGFGDRRKAMLEDIAVLTGAEVVSPELGLKLDQVGLEVLGQARRVVVTKEDTTIVEGQGNQDDIAARVSQIRAEIENTDSDWDREKLQERLAKLAGGVCVVRVGAATEVELKERKHRIEDAVSATRAAIEEGIISGGGAALVTASAVLDGNLGLTGDEATGVQIVRRAVDEPLRWIAENAGHEGYVVVAKVRESGKGFNAATGEYGDLLAQGVIDPVKVTRSAVQNAASIASMLLTTETLVAEKPAEEAPDAGGHGHGHGH comes from the coding sequence ATGCCGAAGATCCTGCAGTACGACGAGGCCGCACGCCGCAGCCTCGAACGGGGCGTTGACGCCCTCGCCAACGCCGTCAAGGTGACGCTCGGCCCGAAGGGCCGCAACGTCGTCATCGACAAGAAGTTCGGCGCTCCGACGATCACCAACGACGGCGTCACCGTCGCGCGTGAGGTCGAGCTCGACGACCCGTGGGAGAACCTGGGCGCGCAGCTCGCCAAGGAGGTCGCCACCAAGACCAACGACGTGGCCGGTGACGGCACGACCACGGCGACCGTGCTCGCGCAGGCGATGGTCCACGAGGGTCTGCGCACCGTCGCGGCCGGCGTGAACCCGATGAGCCTGAAGAAGGGCATCGACGCGGCGACCAAGGCGCTCTCGGAGCGTCTGCTCGAGAACTCGCGCAGCGTCGACACCCGTGACGACATGGCCAACGTGGCCACGATCTCCGCGCAGGACCGCAGCGTCGGTGACCTGATCGCCGACGCGTTCGACAAGGTCGGCAAGGACGGTGTCATCACCGTCGAGGAGTCGAACACGATGGGCGTGGACCTCGAGTTCACCGAGGGCATGCAGTTCGACAAGGGTTACCTGTCGCCGTACTTCGTCACCGACGCGGAGCGCATGGAGACCGTCCTTGAGGACGCCTACATCCTGCTCAACTCCGGCAAGATCTCCTCGATCGCGGACCTGCTCCCGATCCTCGAGAAGGTCGCACAGGCCGGCAAGCCGCTGGTGATCGTGGCCGAGGACGTCGAGGGTGAGGCCCTGTCGACGCTCGTCGTCAACAAGATCCGCGGCACGTTCACCTCGGTCGCCGTCAAGGCGCCCGGTTTCGGTGACCGCCGCAAGGCGATGCTCGAAGACATCGCGGTGCTGACCGGCGCGGAGGTCGTCAGCCCCGAGCTCGGCCTCAAGCTGGACCAGGTCGGCCTCGAGGTGCTCGGCCAGGCCCGCCGCGTCGTGGTGACCAAGGAGGACACCACGATCGTCGAGGGCCAGGGCAACCAGGACGACATCGCCGCCCGGGTCTCGCAGATCCGCGCGGAGATCGAGAACACCGACTCCGACTGGGACCGCGAGAAGCTCCAGGAGCGCCTCGCGAAGCTCGCCGGCGGCGTCTGCGTCGTCCGCGTCGGTGCGGCCACCGAGGTCGAGCTCAAGGAGCGCAAGCACCGCATCGAGGACGCCGTCTCCGCGACGCGCGCCGCGATCGAGGAGGGCATCATCTCCGGCGGTGGCGCGGCGCTGGTGACCGCGTCCGCGGTGCTCGACGGCAACCTCGGCCTGACCGGCGACGAGGCAACCGGTGTGCAGATCGTCCGCCGCGCGGTGGACGAGCCCCTGCGCTGGATCGCCGAGAACGCCGGCCACGAGGGCTACGTCGTCGTCGCCAAGGTCCGCGAGTCGGGCAAGGGCTTCAACGCCGCCACGGGCGAGTACGGCGACCTGCTCGCGCAGGGCGTCATCGACCCGGTCAAGGTCACCCGCTCCGCGGTCCAGAACGCGGCCTCGATCGCCAGCATGCTGCTGACGACCGAGACCCTGGTCGCCGAGAAGCCGGCCGAGGAGGCCCCCGACGCCGGTGGCCACGGCCACGGCCACGGCCACTGA
- a CDS encoding anti-sigma-D factor RsdA, with product MSEELKFAALHADDLLLDALGARQRVDTTDDPIAGLLAAYVHEIDSRPGPLTTLLEETPAHAEEIFAAAPALVPAPPIAEPLVLPRRGARAKFLVAHRAAAVVTVGSLVLGIGGVSAAVTGDGGPLENIRRVVGSVTEQVTPQKSDSERISRMLNAADKALADHDLRQARDLLEKARTNIEGAEDPQKFSSLRANLIELRDRWHQAFSDEAAEADRAVVPAEREGDRVDVVPGEGVLSPDHKPSDVLDPQVKPTDKLPTSPKEDLKQAKDKVADRAEQKLEPLPDLPIEEMRAPTWAPILEGILGGDK from the coding sequence ATGTCCGAGGAACTGAAGTTCGCGGCCCTGCACGCCGACGACCTGTTGCTCGACGCCCTGGGCGCCCGGCAACGTGTCGACACCACGGACGACCCCATCGCGGGACTCCTGGCCGCCTACGTCCACGAGATCGACTCCCGCCCGGGGCCGCTCACCACGCTGCTGGAGGAGACCCCGGCGCACGCCGAGGAGATCTTCGCCGCCGCGCCCGCGCTCGTGCCGGCGCCGCCGATCGCCGAGCCGCTCGTCCTGCCGCGCCGCGGCGCGAGGGCGAAGTTCCTCGTCGCGCACCGCGCGGCCGCCGTCGTCACCGTCGGTTCGCTCGTCCTCGGGATCGGCGGAGTCTCGGCCGCGGTCACCGGCGACGGTGGGCCGCTGGAGAACATCCGCCGCGTCGTCGGTTCGGTGACCGAGCAGGTCACACCGCAGAAGTCGGACTCCGAGCGAATCTCGCGCATGCTCAACGCCGCCGACAAGGCGCTGGCCGACCACGACCTGCGTCAGGCGCGTGACCTGCTGGAGAAGGCCCGCACCAACATCGAGGGCGCCGAGGACCCGCAGAAGTTCTCGTCGCTGCGCGCCAACCTGATCGAGCTGCGCGACCGCTGGCACCAGGCGTTCTCCGACGAGGCCGCCGAGGCCGACCGGGCCGTCGTGCCGGCGGAGCGTGAGGGCGACCGCGTCGACGTCGTCCCGGGCGAGGGCGTGCTCAGCCCGGACCACAAGCCCAGCGACGTCCTCGACCCGCAGGTGAAGCCGACCGACAAGCTTCCGACGTCACCCAAGGAAGACCTGAAGCAGGCGAAGGACAAGGTCGCCGACCGCGCCGAGCAGAAGCTCGAGCCGCTGCCGGACCTCCCGATCGAGGAGATGCGCGCGCCGACCTGGGCGCCGATCCTCGAGGGAATCCTCGGCGGGGACAAGTAG
- a CDS encoding response regulator transcription factor, with protein MSTVLVCDGSPLIREQLRRAVNGVQGVEKVVMAATEDEAIEHVRAQPPDLVLVDAALTQRGGAGAVRRIRAADPSARVLLLTRPEDPDAAVVAAVAAGARGYLRKDASRAEVRVAVGQALTEPHSNGAGTDGDGDHSPPPALTERELEVLAGMCEGQSNAEIGRGLYLSEDTVKTHARRLFRKLGAADRAHAVAIALRRGLVR; from the coding sequence ATGTCGACTGTCCTGGTGTGTGACGGTTCCCCGCTGATCCGCGAGCAGCTGCGGCGCGCGGTGAACGGGGTGCAGGGTGTGGAGAAGGTGGTCATGGCGGCCACCGAGGACGAGGCGATCGAGCACGTCCGGGCGCAGCCGCCGGACCTCGTCCTGGTGGACGCGGCGCTGACGCAGCGCGGGGGAGCGGGCGCGGTGCGCCGGATCCGCGCGGCCGACCCGTCCGCCCGCGTGCTGCTGCTGACGCGTCCCGAGGACCCGGACGCGGCGGTCGTCGCGGCCGTCGCCGCGGGGGCTCGCGGCTACCTGCGGAAGGACGCCTCGCGGGCCGAGGTGCGGGTCGCCGTCGGCCAGGCGCTGACCGAGCCGCACAGCAACGGGGCCGGAACCGACGGTGACGGTGATCACAGTCCGCCACCGGCGCTGACCGAGCGTGAGCTCGAGGTCCTCGCCGGGATGTGCGAGGGGCAGTCGAACGCGGAGATCGGCCGCGGACTTTATCTGTCCGAGGACACCGTGAAGACGCACGCCAGACGGCTTTTCCGCAAGCTCGGGGCCGCGGATCGGGCCCACGCTGTGGCCATCGCGCTGCGCCGAGGGCTCGTGAGGTAG
- a CDS encoding THUMP-like domain-containing protein, with product MPGPRNSAGGVAVDLAAFGALRTPAGAAVLAELAAAGPLDDAAALRLGTRLRRDHPAEFVAAALTQARLRERAVAKFGPAAARMWFTPAGLEQATHPVVAAHRAARVAAALGPGATVFDLCCGIGTDSLALRAAGLVVTAVDADPLTAAVAAANLTLDSPTGDDISSAGVVVGDVREVDLGDAAVFVDPARRAARGRVFDPDAYAPPWSFVRELLRRPATVAKVAPGIPHDLPEPEVAIEWVSLRGEVKEAALYSPGLVAGPADGARRRATLLPGGHTLSAVGPDSADEPPPVGDPGRFLYEPDGAVIRAHLVGAVAAAVDGRLLDPTIAYVTADALVPTPFATAYEVTDVLPFSVPRLRAVLRERGVGVVVVKKRGVDVLPEQLRRDLLKGSRGSAAATVVVTRHGKGRIALLVRPVSPPPPDPAPAA from the coding sequence ATGCCAGGGCCAAGAAATTCAGCAGGAGGCGTCGCCGTGGATCTCGCCGCGTTCGGCGCCCTGCGAACCCCGGCCGGAGCCGCCGTGCTGGCCGAACTCGCGGCCGCGGGCCCACTTGACGACGCCGCCGCGCTGCGCCTCGGGACGCGGCTGCGGCGCGACCACCCGGCCGAGTTCGTCGCGGCGGCCCTGACCCAGGCCCGACTGCGGGAGCGTGCCGTCGCCAAGTTCGGGCCCGCCGCGGCGCGGATGTGGTTCACCCCCGCCGGACTGGAGCAGGCCACCCACCCGGTCGTCGCCGCGCACCGGGCGGCCCGCGTCGCCGCGGCGCTCGGCCCCGGGGCGACGGTGTTCGACCTGTGCTGCGGGATCGGGACGGACTCGCTCGCCCTGCGCGCCGCGGGCCTGGTCGTCACCGCCGTCGACGCCGACCCCCTCACCGCCGCGGTGGCGGCGGCCAACCTCACCCTCGACTCCCCCACTGGAGATGACATCTCCAGTGCCGGGGTCGTGGTGGGGGACGTCCGGGAGGTCGACCTCGGGGACGCGGCGGTGTTCGTGGACCCGGCCCGGCGGGCGGCGCGGGGCCGGGTGTTCGACCCGGACGCCTACGCGCCGCCGTGGTCGTTCGTGCGGGAGCTGCTGCGCCGGCCGGCGACCGTAGCGAAGGTGGCCCCGGGCATCCCGCACGACCTGCCGGAGCCGGAGGTCGCGATCGAGTGGGTGTCCCTGCGCGGCGAGGTGAAGGAGGCCGCGCTGTACTCCCCCGGGCTCGTGGCCGGTCCGGCCGACGGCGCCCGGCGGCGCGCCACGCTTCTGCCCGGCGGGCACACCCTGAGCGCGGTCGGCCCCGACTCCGCCGACGAGCCGCCCCCGGTCGGCGACCCCGGCCGGTTCCTCTACGAACCCGACGGCGCGGTGATCCGCGCCCACCTGGTCGGCGCCGTCGCTGCCGCCGTCGACGGCCGGCTGCTGGATCCGACGATCGCCTACGTCACCGCGGACGCTCTCGTCCCCACGCCGTTCGCGACGGCGTACGAGGTCACCGACGTCCTGCCGTTCTCGGTGCCGCGGCTGCGGGCGGTTCTGCGCGAGCGCGGGGTGGGTGTCGTGGTCGTGAAGAAGCGCGGGGTGGACGTCCTGCCCGAACAGCTGCGCCGCGACCTGCTGAAGGGATCGCGCGGTTCGGCCGCGGCGACCGTGGTGGTGACCCGACACGGCAAGGGCCGGATCGCGCTGCTGGTGCGGCCGGTCAGCCCGCCGCCGCCGGATCCAGCGCCCGCCGCATGA
- the shbA gene encoding RNA polymerase sigma factor ShbA, whose product MGSRTDRIDLRDLAAAAIAGDRGAMDALLATIRPMVLRYCRGRLGRLPGAEYAADDAAQEACIAVLTALPRYRDEGRPFEAFVFGIAARKVADVQRAAMRAATPTADVPERTDTALGPEEAALAAADAAHARDLLSRLPENLQELLVLRVAVGLSAEETGRALGMTPGAVRVAQHRALNRLRTLAADEAAKGSAEEATA is encoded by the coding sequence ATGGGAAGTCGGACGGATCGGATCGATCTGCGCGACCTGGCAGCGGCCGCCATTGCGGGAGACCGCGGCGCCATGGACGCGCTGCTCGCGACGATCCGCCCGATGGTGCTCCGGTACTGCAGGGGACGACTCGGTCGCCTGCCCGGCGCCGAGTACGCCGCGGACGACGCGGCACAGGAGGCTTGCATCGCCGTGCTGACCGCACTGCCGCGCTACCGGGACGAGGGCCGCCCGTTCGAGGCCTTCGTGTTCGGCATTGCGGCACGCAAGGTCGCCGACGTCCAGCGGGCCGCCATGCGTGCCGCCACCCCCACCGCCGACGTCCCCGAGCGCACGGACACCGCGCTCGGGCCCGAGGAGGCAGCGCTGGCGGCCGCCGACGCCGCCCACGCCCGCGACCTGCTCTCGCGCCTGCCCGAGAACCTCCAGGAACTGCTCGTGCTGCGCGTCGCGGTCGGGCTCTCCGCCGAGGAGACCGGCCGTGCGCTGGGAATGACGCCCGGTGCCGTCCGGGTCGCCCAGCACCGCGCGCTCAACCGACTGCGCACCCTGGCGGCCGACGAGGCCGCCAAGGGGTCCGCCGAGGAGGCCACGGCCTGA
- the tsaB gene encoding tRNA (adenosine(37)-N6)-threonylcarbamoyltransferase complex dimerization subunit type 1 TsaB: MLLLALDTSTPAVSVALWRNGETLAAESVVDARRHNELLAVHVETVLARAGVTPRQLDGVAAGVGPGPYTGLRVGLMTARALSHALGVPAHGICSLDVLARAAARTVDGEFVVATDARRKEVYWATYADGQRISGPAVDKPGEVPYSGPVVGEGGVLYPAAFPGARPPLYPDPADLAEIVAEYVAAGRETLPLEPLYLRKPDAVEPGARKRVGG; this comes from the coding sequence GTGCTGCTGCTGGCTCTGGACACCTCGACCCCCGCGGTCTCGGTCGCGCTCTGGCGCAACGGCGAGACCCTCGCGGCGGAGTCCGTCGTCGACGCCCGGCGGCACAACGAGCTGCTCGCCGTCCACGTCGAGACCGTTCTGGCCCGGGCGGGTGTGACGCCCCGTCAGCTCGACGGTGTCGCCGCGGGCGTCGGCCCGGGCCCGTACACGGGCCTGCGCGTCGGGCTGATGACGGCCCGCGCCCTGTCGCACGCGCTCGGCGTCCCGGCGCACGGGATCTGCTCGCTCGACGTCCTCGCCCGCGCGGCCGCCCGCACCGTCGACGGTGAGTTCGTCGTCGCGACGGACGCCCGGCGCAAGGAGGTCTACTGGGCCACCTACGCCGACGGGCAGCGGATCTCCGGCCCGGCGGTCGACAAGCCGGGCGAGGTGCCCTACTCCGGCCCGGTCGTCGGTGAGGGCGGCGTGCTGTACCCGGCGGCGTTCCCCGGCGCGCGGCCCCCGCTGTACCCCGACCCGGCCGACCTGGCCGAGATCGTCGCCGAGTACGTCGCCGCCGGCCGGGAGACGCTCCCGCTGGAACCGCTGTACCTGCGCAAGCCGGACGCCGTCGAGCCCGGGGCCCGCAAGCGCGTCGGGGGCTGA